From one Anopheles cruzii chromosome 3, idAnoCruzAS_RS32_06, whole genome shotgun sequence genomic stretch:
- the LOC128275730 gene encoding clavesin-1-like gives MALKPFDIEVDPPCEELLEVARLELRETPEVRAAAVEELRHLLKTTKDMHFGDEEDFLLIFLRPCHFYAESALKMMRRIAEFKKANHPLLHALKPEEEKLAFVNHNVVNVLTNRDQKGRRVLLVNCGAAWDPKAVSSEQLFRVFFLIHLVAQLEPATQINGIVVVLDFDGLSLKQVKAMSPAFCKRLIMFIQDAMPLRLKEVHILKQPYIFNMVWTLFKPFIREKLKSRIYFHGMDMRRLHKHIDQCDLPANYGGDRPPLNYGGKEWYPCVYNYLDHINQWNTFGFLPIPQ, from the exons ATGGCTCTCAAACCGTTCGACATTGAGGTGGATCCACCGTGCGAAGAGTTGCTGGAAGTGGCGCGCCTGGAGCTGCGCGAAACGCCCGAAGtgcgggcggcggccgtcgaggAGCTGCGTCACCTGCTGAAGACCACCAAAGATATGCACTTCGGCGACGAGGAAGACTTTCTGCTCATCTTTCTCCGGCCGTGTCACTTCTACGCCGAAAGTGCACTCAAAATG ATGCGACGGATTGCCGAGTTCAAGAAGGCGAACCACCCGCTGCTGCACGCCCTGAAACCGGAAGAGGAAAAGCTCGCCTTCGTCAACCACAACGTAGTGAACGTGCTGACCAACCGGGACCAGAAGGGACGCCGCGTGCTGTTGGTCAACTGTGGGGCCGCCTGGGACCCGAAGGCGGTCAGCTCGGAGCAACTGTTTCGCGTGTTCTTCCTGATCCACCTCGTGGCCCAGCTGGAGCCGGCGACGCAGATCAATggaatcgtcgtcgtgctggaCTTTGACGGGCTGTCGCTGAAGCAGGTCAAAGCGATGTCGCCGGCCTTCTGCAAGCGCCTGATAATGTTCATCCAGGACGCGATGCCGCTGCGCCTGAAGGAGGTCCACATCCTCAAGCAGCCGTACATCTTCAACATGGTCTGGACGCTCTTCAAGCCATTCATCCGCGAGAAGCTGAAGAGCCGC ATCTACTTCCACGGCATGGACATGCGCCGGCTGCACAAGCACATCGATCAGTGCGATCTGCCGGCCAATTACGGTGGCGATCGGCCACCGCTCAACTACGGCGGCAAGGAGTGGTACCCGTGCGTGTACAACTACCTCGATCACATCAACCAGTGGAACACGTTCGGCTTTCTGCCGATCCCGCAGTGA